In Myxococcus virescens, a single window of DNA contains:
- the hisG gene encoding ATP phosphoribosyltransferase, producing MLLKIALPNKGRLSDEVRELFNDAGLEVRARGERALTASLGGEFEAIFVRAQDIPEFVADGAAHAGVTGWDLVCESGRELDLLMDLEFGRCRLVVAAREEGGFASPEDVKEGMRVASCFPRLTQEFFARRGQRVAVVPVSGAAEIAPHLGIADIVVDLTSTGSTLKMNGLREVGTVLESSARLVACKGNPVDTQQKLAELKQALGSVLAARDKRYLMANVPKDSLIRVREVLPGLNGPTVVDVLDGGDFVAVHAVVPAKTIYRTINALKALGCEGILVTRIERLMA from the coding sequence ATGCTGCTGAAGATTGCTCTGCCCAACAAAGGCCGCCTCTCGGACGAAGTACGGGAGTTGTTCAATGACGCGGGGCTGGAGGTGCGGGCCCGGGGCGAGCGCGCGCTCACCGCGTCATTGGGCGGAGAGTTCGAGGCCATCTTCGTCCGCGCCCAGGACATCCCGGAGTTCGTGGCGGACGGCGCCGCGCATGCGGGGGTCACCGGTTGGGACCTGGTGTGTGAGTCCGGACGTGAGCTGGACCTGCTGATGGACCTGGAGTTCGGCAGGTGTCGCCTGGTGGTGGCGGCGCGGGAGGAGGGCGGCTTCGCCTCGCCGGAGGACGTGAAGGAGGGCATGCGGGTCGCGTCCTGCTTCCCTCGGCTGACGCAGGAGTTCTTCGCCAGGCGCGGGCAGCGGGTGGCGGTGGTTCCGGTGTCGGGCGCGGCGGAGATTGCGCCCCACCTGGGCATCGCGGACATCGTCGTGGACCTGACGTCCACCGGCTCCACGCTGAAGATGAATGGCCTGCGCGAGGTGGGCACGGTGCTGGAGTCCAGTGCGCGGCTGGTGGCGTGCAAGGGCAATCCGGTGGACACCCAGCAGAAGCTCGCCGAGCTGAAGCAGGCGCTGGGCTCGGTGTTGGCGGCGCGCGACAAGCGCTACCTGATGGCCAACGTGCCGAAGGATTCGCTCATCCGGGTGCGCGAAGTCCTCCCGGGCCTCAATGGTCCCACCGTGGTGGACGTGCTGGACGGCGGTGACTTCGTGGCCGTGCACGCGGTGGTGCCGGCGAAGACCATCTACCGCACAATCAACGCGCTGAAGGCATTGGGCTGCGAGGGCATCCTCGTCACCCGCATTGAAAGGTTGATGGCGTGA
- the thiO gene encoding glycine oxidase ThiO — protein MQVADVIIVGGGIMGCGIALRLRQAGVRVVVLERSIPGAEASSAAAGMLAPQMESDGPGAFLDLCLRSRGLYPAFAAELRELSGVDVAYRPCGILKVAFSEASLHHLDATVAWQRGMGLRADLLDGAAARALEPRLSAKAVGAAHFPDDHQLDNRLLVRALTMAAARLGAEFRSGYVRGVVQEGGRAVGVDLDGELLRADAVVLAAGSWSALVHGAGVEARAVRPARGQMVQFQTRLPLLDRIVTSEKGYLVPRADGRVIAGSTMELVGFDKQVTAAGLARILDMALELCPELGSAPVTETWAGFRPWTEDKRPYLGEGPVPGLFLATGHFRNGILLAPITAKLVAQAVLGERPAVDLTPFRYDRSLTQPHT, from the coding sequence ATGCAAGTCGCGGACGTCATCATCGTGGGTGGGGGCATCATGGGCTGCGGCATCGCGCTGCGGCTGCGGCAGGCCGGAGTGCGCGTCGTCGTGCTGGAGCGCTCCATTCCAGGCGCGGAGGCCTCCAGCGCGGCGGCGGGAATGCTCGCGCCCCAGATGGAGTCCGACGGTCCGGGCGCCTTCCTGGATTTGTGCCTGCGCAGCCGCGGCCTCTATCCCGCCTTCGCTGCCGAGCTGCGCGAGCTGTCCGGCGTGGACGTGGCCTACCGGCCCTGCGGCATCCTCAAGGTCGCCTTCAGCGAGGCCAGCCTCCACCACCTGGACGCCACGGTGGCGTGGCAGCGTGGCATGGGCCTCCGGGCCGATTTGCTCGACGGCGCCGCGGCCCGCGCCCTGGAGCCACGCCTGTCCGCGAAGGCCGTGGGCGCCGCGCACTTCCCGGACGACCACCAACTGGACAACCGGCTCCTGGTGCGCGCCCTGACGATGGCCGCCGCCCGGCTGGGCGCGGAGTTCCGCAGCGGCTACGTGCGCGGCGTGGTGCAGGAGGGTGGCCGCGCGGTGGGCGTGGACCTGGACGGCGAGCTGCTGCGCGCCGACGCGGTGGTGCTGGCCGCGGGCTCCTGGTCCGCCCTGGTCCACGGCGCCGGCGTGGAGGCCCGGGCGGTGCGGCCCGCGCGCGGGCAGATGGTTCAATTCCAGACACGCCTGCCCCTGCTGGACCGCATCGTCACGTCCGAGAAGGGCTACCTGGTCCCGCGCGCGGACGGCCGGGTCATCGCTGGCAGCACCATGGAGCTGGTGGGCTTCGACAAGCAGGTGACCGCGGCGGGGCTGGCGCGCATCCTCGACATGGCCCTGGAGCTGTGCCCGGAGTTGGGCTCGGCGCCCGTCACGGAGACGTGGGCGGGCTTCCGGCCGTGGACCGAGGACAAGCGGCCCTACCTGGGTGAAGGCCCCGTGCCCGGGCTCTTCCTGGCCACCGGCCACTTCCGCAACGGCATCCTCCTGGCCCCCATCACCGCGAAGCTCGTCGCGCAGGCCGTGCTGGGTGAGCGGCCCGCCGTGGACCTGACCCCCTTCCGGTACGACCGCTCGCTCACCCAGCCCCATACCTGA
- a CDS encoding HD-GYP domain-containing protein, with protein MEAIPPAPPRILIVDDDDSVRDVISVLLREEGYNCVVANGAEMALDLAGEEETPLVISDMKMPGKDGLWLLENLRERLPDTSVIMLTGYGDTESAVDCLRRGAVDYLLKPPKLTDLIRAIERALAKRRIEMARKRYQKKLERKVRDRTAELRSALRDIANTYQNTLLALVAALDAREHETSDHSQRVVSYTSAIAQRMGIQGKELEEIGRGALLHDIGKIGVPDAVLLKPGKLTPDEWLEMRKHPDIGFQMIQAIPFLDTPASIVLSHQERWDGAGYPRNLQRHEIHIGARIFAVADTLDAMTSDRPYRKGTTFTNAIQEIKRCANTQFDPEVVRAFLDIGEEGLIRIKQEMATKKLQLPQAEQDAHDAEAELARLTDLDDDVDAAVPGHSASDEDEPKSAVVRSAAGNKG; from the coding sequence GTGGAAGCCATCCCCCCTGCCCCACCCCGAATCCTCATCGTCGATGATGACGACTCCGTACGAGACGTCATCTCTGTCCTGCTACGTGAGGAAGGCTACAACTGTGTCGTCGCCAACGGGGCCGAGATGGCCCTGGACCTGGCGGGCGAGGAGGAGACGCCGCTCGTCATCAGTGACATGAAGATGCCGGGCAAGGACGGCCTCTGGCTCCTGGAGAACCTCCGCGAGCGGCTCCCCGACACCTCCGTCATCATGCTCACGGGCTACGGTGACACCGAGTCGGCCGTGGACTGCCTGCGCCGCGGCGCGGTGGACTACCTGCTCAAGCCACCCAAGCTCACGGACCTCATCCGGGCCATCGAGCGGGCGCTGGCCAAGCGCCGCATCGAGATGGCCCGCAAGCGCTACCAGAAGAAGCTGGAGCGCAAGGTCCGGGACAGGACGGCCGAGCTGCGCAGCGCCCTGCGCGACATCGCCAACACGTACCAGAACACGCTGCTGGCCCTGGTGGCCGCCCTGGACGCGCGCGAGCACGAGACGAGCGACCACTCCCAGCGCGTGGTCAGCTACACGTCCGCCATCGCGCAGCGCATGGGCATCCAGGGCAAGGAGCTGGAGGAGATCGGACGCGGCGCGCTGCTGCACGACATCGGGAAGATTGGCGTGCCGGACGCGGTGCTGCTCAAGCCGGGCAAGCTCACCCCGGACGAGTGGCTGGAGATGCGCAAGCACCCGGACATCGGCTTCCAGATGATCCAGGCCATTCCATTCCTGGACACGCCCGCCTCCATCGTCCTTTCGCACCAGGAGCGCTGGGACGGCGCCGGCTATCCGCGCAACCTCCAGCGGCACGAAATCCACATTGGCGCGCGCATCTTCGCCGTGGCGGACACGCTGGACGCGATGACGAGCGACCGGCCCTACCGCAAGGGCACGACGTTCACCAACGCCATCCAGGAGATCAAACGCTGCGCCAACACGCAGTTCGATCCGGAGGTCGTGCGGGCGTTCCTCGACATTGGCGAGGAGGGGCTGATCCGCATCAAGCAGGAGATGGCGACGAAGAAACTCCAGCTCCCGCAGGCCGAGCAGGACGCCCATGACGCCGAGGCGGAGCTGGCCCGGCTCACGGATCTGGACGACGACGTGGACGCCGCAGTGCCGGGCCACTCCGCCAGCGACGAGGACGAGCCCAAGTCCGCCGTCGTTCGTTCGGCGGCTGGCAACAAGGGGTGA
- the moaA gene encoding GTP 3',8-cyclase MoaA, with translation MTTPALQPPPSALAPPLLDAQGRRMTYLRLSITDRCNFRCSYCSPASWGGKRDLLGPEELERITSVFARMGIRRVRLTGGEPLIRPDILDIARRIAAVPGIQHLAITSNASHLERLARPLREAGVTQLNLSLDTLLAETFRRISKQGDFDAVLRGVDAAAGAGYASLKLNVVVMRGVNDEEASALVAYAHARGFTPRFIELMPFGQGTPVPTAELVERLQASGLPLEPEPDDTGDAAGPARYWRAPGGRVGFISPLTQNFCGTCNRVRVASNGDLRSCLGGRAQAPLHQLIRGGASDVELAVAIRRALGDKPEGHRFTEPGNGATLLSMMGIGG, from the coding sequence GTGACGACACCTGCCCTCCAGCCCCCGCCTTCCGCGCTGGCGCCGCCCCTGCTGGACGCGCAGGGGCGGCGGATGACGTACCTGAGGCTGAGCATCACCGACCGGTGCAACTTCCGGTGCAGCTACTGCTCGCCCGCTTCGTGGGGTGGCAAGCGGGACCTGCTGGGCCCCGAGGAGCTGGAGCGAATCACCTCCGTCTTCGCCCGCATGGGGATCCGCCGCGTGCGGCTCACCGGCGGCGAGCCGTTGATCCGCCCGGACATCCTCGACATCGCCCGGCGAATCGCCGCGGTCCCCGGCATCCAGCACCTGGCCATCACCAGCAATGCCAGCCACCTGGAGCGGCTCGCCCGCCCCCTGCGCGAGGCGGGCGTCACCCAGCTCAACCTGAGCCTGGACACCCTCTTGGCGGAGACGTTCCGCCGCATCTCCAAGCAGGGGGACTTCGACGCGGTGCTGCGAGGCGTGGACGCGGCGGCGGGCGCCGGCTACGCGTCTCTCAAGCTCAACGTCGTCGTCATGCGGGGCGTGAACGACGAGGAAGCCTCCGCCCTCGTCGCCTATGCGCACGCGCGCGGCTTCACGCCCCGCTTCATCGAGCTGATGCCCTTCGGTCAGGGCACGCCGGTGCCCACCGCGGAGCTGGTAGAGCGGCTCCAGGCGTCAGGGCTGCCGCTGGAACCCGAGCCTGATGACACGGGCGACGCCGCCGGACCGGCGCGCTACTGGCGTGCGCCCGGAGGCCGCGTGGGCTTCATCTCCCCGCTCACCCAGAACTTCTGCGGCACCTGCAACCGCGTGCGCGTGGCGTCCAATGGCGACTTGCGCAGCTGCCTCGGCGGCCGGGCGCAGGCGCCGCTGCACCAGCTCATCCGCGGCGGCGCCAGCGACGTGGAGCTGGCCGTGGCCATCCGCCGGGCGCTGGGCGACAAGCCAGAAGGGCACCGCTTCACCGAGCCCGGCAACGGCGCCACGTTGCTGTCCATGATGGGCATTGGCGGTTGA
- a CDS encoding DUF4870 domain-containing protein gives MGSFISGTPMPTQDEKTMGLLAHMGTILANFVGLGFAVPLVLMLTKGKESSFVRAHAVESLNFQITMFIAAFVSAITVCIGIGAVLLPIVGIVAIVFAIIAGLKANEGQLYKYPVNIRLVK, from the coding sequence ATGGGTTCGTTCATCAGTGGCACGCCGATGCCGACCCAGGATGAGAAGACGATGGGGCTGCTCGCTCACATGGGCACCATCCTGGCCAACTTCGTGGGCCTGGGCTTCGCCGTGCCGCTGGTGCTGATGCTGACGAAGGGCAAGGAGTCCTCCTTCGTCCGCGCCCACGCCGTGGAGTCGCTGAACTTCCAGATCACGATGTTCATCGCGGCCTTCGTCAGCGCCATCACCGTGTGCATCGGCATTGGCGCCGTCCTGCTGCCCATCGTCGGCATCGTCGCCATCGTCTTCGCCATCATCGCGGGCCTGAAGGCGAACGAGGGCCAGCTCTACAAGTACCCGGTCAACATTCGACTGGTGAAGTAG
- the thiC gene encoding phosphomethylpyrimidine synthase ThiC gives MSGASRSLKVDGKVLEGISRGPLPASRKVYVPGVLHPDLRVPLREISQTPTRLGHGPDAKETANPPVHVYDSSGPYTDPAAELDLRQGLPALRESWILGRNDTEALSGVSSEYGRAREADPRLAGLRFAHRRSPRVAKSGANVTQLHYARKGIITPEMEYVALRENLQVEASLAAQHPGQSWGAAIPRVITPEFVRDEIARGRAIIPANINHPELEPMIIGRNFLVKINANIGNSAVTSSIEEEVEKMVWSIRWGADTVMDLSTGRNIHETREWILRNAPVPIGTVPIYQALEKVGGKAEDLTWELYRDTLIEQCEQGVDYFTIHAGVLLRYVPWTAKRLTGIVSRGGSIMAKWCLAHHRENFLYTHFEEICEIMKAYDVSFSLGDGLRPGSIADANDAAQFGELETLGELTQIAWKHDVQVMIEGPGHVPMHLIQENMTKQLAVCGEAPFYTLGPLTTDIAPGYDHFTSGIGAAMIGWFGTAMLCYVTPKEHLGLPDRDDVKEGVITYKIAAHAADLAKGHPGAQARDNALSKARFEFRWEDQFNLSLDPERARAFHDETLPAEGAKVAHFCSMCGPQFCSMKITQEVRDFAAKQGVSDDAALQSALDEKSEEFKKAGSQLYR, from the coding sequence ATGAGCGGAGCGTCCAGAAGCCTGAAGGTCGACGGGAAGGTGCTGGAGGGAATCAGCCGGGGCCCGCTGCCAGCCTCGCGCAAGGTGTACGTGCCCGGCGTGCTGCACCCGGACCTGCGCGTGCCCCTGCGCGAAATCAGCCAGACGCCCACGCGCCTCGGCCACGGCCCGGACGCGAAGGAGACGGCCAACCCGCCCGTGCACGTCTACGACTCCAGTGGGCCGTATACGGATCCGGCCGCGGAGCTCGACCTGCGGCAGGGGCTGCCCGCGCTGCGCGAGTCCTGGATCCTGGGCCGCAATGACACCGAAGCGCTGTCCGGCGTGAGCTCCGAATACGGCCGCGCCCGTGAAGCGGACCCGCGTCTGGCGGGCCTGCGCTTCGCCCACCGCCGCTCGCCGCGCGTGGCGAAGTCCGGCGCCAACGTCACGCAGCTGCACTACGCGCGCAAGGGCATCATCACCCCGGAGATGGAGTACGTGGCGCTGCGGGAGAACCTCCAGGTGGAGGCGTCGCTCGCGGCCCAGCACCCGGGCCAGTCGTGGGGCGCGGCGATTCCGCGGGTGATTACGCCCGAGTTCGTGCGCGACGAAATCGCACGGGGCCGCGCCATCATCCCGGCCAACATCAACCACCCGGAGCTGGAGCCGATGATCATCGGTCGCAACTTCCTGGTGAAGATCAACGCCAACATCGGCAACTCGGCCGTCACGTCTTCCATCGAGGAAGAGGTGGAGAAGATGGTGTGGTCCATCCGCTGGGGCGCGGACACGGTGATGGACCTGTCCACCGGCCGCAACATCCACGAGACGCGCGAGTGGATCCTCCGCAACGCGCCGGTGCCCATCGGCACCGTGCCCATCTACCAGGCGCTGGAGAAGGTGGGCGGCAAGGCGGAGGACCTCACCTGGGAGCTGTACCGCGACACGCTCATCGAGCAGTGCGAGCAGGGCGTGGATTACTTCACCATCCACGCGGGCGTGCTGCTGCGCTACGTGCCGTGGACGGCGAAGCGCCTGACCGGCATCGTCAGCCGTGGCGGCTCCATCATGGCCAAGTGGTGCCTTGCCCACCACCGGGAGAACTTCCTCTACACGCACTTCGAGGAAATCTGCGAAATCATGAAGGCGTACGACGTCAGCTTCAGCCTGGGAGACGGGCTGCGGCCGGGCTCCATCGCGGATGCCAACGACGCGGCGCAGTTCGGTGAGCTGGAGACGCTGGGCGAGCTGACCCAGATTGCCTGGAAGCACGACGTGCAGGTGATGATTGAAGGCCCGGGCCACGTGCCCATGCACCTCATCCAGGAGAACATGACGAAGCAGCTGGCCGTGTGCGGCGAGGCGCCGTTCTACACGCTGGGGCCCCTCACCACGGACATCGCGCCGGGCTACGACCACTTCACCAGCGGCATCGGCGCGGCGATGATCGGCTGGTTCGGCACGGCGATGCTCTGCTACGTGACGCCCAAGGAGCACCTGGGCCTGCCGGACCGGGACGACGTGAAGGAAGGCGTCATCACGTACAAGATTGCCGCCCACGCCGCGGACCTGGCCAAGGGGCATCCAGGGGCTCAAGCCCGGGACAACGCGCTGTCCAAGGCCCGCTTCGAGTTCCGCTGGGAGGACCAGTTCAACCTGTCGCTGGACCCCGAGCGCGCCCGCGCCTTCCACGACGAGACGCTCCCGGCGGAAGGCGCGAAGGTGGCGCACTTCTGCTCCATGTGCGGTCCGCAGTTCTGCTCCATGAAGATCACGCAAGAGGTGCGTGACTTCGCGGCGAAGCAGGGCGTGAGCGACGACGCCGCGCTTCAGTCCGCGCTCGATGAGAAGAGCGAGGAATTCAAGAAGGCGGGGAGCCAGTTGTACCGCTAG
- a CDS encoding CBS domain-containing protein: MQIVGELMTRDVVTLKETQNLAKADELLRLHRIRHLPVVRQEKLVGLITHRDLLRAAATHATDPAAQPLWAADIMTRDVQTVRPDTPLRRAVTLMLEHKYGCLPVVDEGGVLQGILTEADLVRYAQHLIGEQDRRELAAEFNA; the protein is encoded by the coding sequence ATGCAGATTGTCGGAGAGCTGATGACCCGTGACGTCGTCACGCTCAAGGAAACGCAGAACCTGGCCAAGGCGGATGAGCTGCTCCGGCTGCACCGCATCCGTCACCTGCCGGTGGTGCGGCAAGAGAAGCTGGTGGGCCTCATCACCCACCGCGACCTGCTGCGCGCCGCCGCCACCCACGCCACGGATCCGGCCGCGCAGCCGCTCTGGGCCGCGGACATCATGACGCGCGACGTGCAGACGGTGCGCCCGGACACGCCGCTGCGCCGGGCGGTGACGCTGATGCTCGAGCACAAGTACGGCTGCCTGCCCGTGGTGGATGAGGGCGGCGTCCTCCAGGGCATCCTCACCGAGGCGGACCTGGTCCGCTACGCCCAGCACCTCATCGGCGAGCAGGACCGCCGGGAGCTCGCCGCCGAGTTCAATGCCTGA
- a CDS encoding SLC13 family permease — MSPTPLAGAASPEAPLSATPPGVSAPRHAFALAGLTGVALVAFLGVEGPVATHTVLIGGACLVLWLTEVVPSFVPTLLLLGATPVLLGPLDRAYQLPSVLAWCADPVLILFLGGFTLEVAAMRHGLDASVARHVMRLSGGRPRRLVLLVMAGVAFLSMWMSNVAAAAMMLAALRPLLHAMPAGAPLRPALLLGVALGANVGGIATPVGSGPNALAVSAASEHAQVTFAKWMSFALPLTLLLLLAGFGLVLLRFRVGGRLTLPTEAPVSLARSGRRVLWVSAACVVAWLAEPLHGVPAPVVALAATALLFGSGLLKREDLGRLDWATLLLIAGGIALGRLLEHSGLIARALAGADLAGWPVPVQMGVLVAVAAVLSALMSNTGTAALLIPLATQLHPAASTPILVALGCSLGMPFVISTPPNAMTVGEGLASSELMKLGVPLMLGGCLLVSVSGPAVLRLFGLP, encoded by the coding sequence ATGTCCCCCACTCCCCTGGCCGGAGCGGCCTCCCCCGAGGCCCCCCTCTCCGCGACTCCACCCGGCGTCTCCGCGCCCCGGCATGCGTTCGCGCTGGCCGGGCTCACGGGGGTCGCGCTGGTGGCGTTCCTCGGCGTCGAGGGACCGGTGGCCACGCACACGGTGCTCATCGGCGGCGCCTGTCTGGTGCTCTGGCTGACGGAGGTGGTGCCCTCGTTCGTGCCCACGCTGTTGCTGTTGGGCGCCACGCCCGTCCTCCTGGGGCCGCTGGACCGCGCCTATCAGCTGCCGTCGGTGCTCGCGTGGTGCGCGGACCCGGTGCTCATCCTGTTCCTGGGTGGCTTCACGCTGGAAGTGGCCGCCATGCGGCACGGCCTGGATGCCTCGGTGGCGCGGCACGTGATGCGGCTGTCGGGTGGACGGCCGCGGCGGCTGGTGTTGCTGGTGATGGCGGGCGTCGCCTTCCTCTCCATGTGGATGTCCAACGTGGCCGCGGCGGCGATGATGCTGGCCGCGCTGCGTCCCTTGCTCCACGCCATGCCCGCGGGCGCGCCGCTGCGGCCCGCGCTGCTGCTGGGCGTGGCCCTGGGCGCCAACGTCGGCGGCATCGCCACGCCCGTGGGCAGCGGTCCCAATGCGCTCGCCGTATCCGCCGCGTCCGAGCATGCGCAAGTCACCTTCGCGAAGTGGATGTCCTTCGCCCTGCCGCTCACGCTGCTCCTGCTGCTGGCGGGCTTCGGCCTGGTGCTGCTGCGCTTCCGCGTGGGCGGCAGGCTGACGCTGCCCACCGAAGCGCCCGTGTCCCTGGCGCGCTCGGGACGCCGCGTGCTCTGGGTGAGCGCGGCGTGCGTGGTGGCCTGGCTGGCGGAGCCGCTCCACGGTGTGCCCGCGCCCGTGGTGGCGCTGGCCGCCACCGCGCTGCTCTTCGGCAGCGGCCTGCTGAAGCGCGAGGACCTGGGCCGGTTGGACTGGGCCACGCTGCTGCTCATCGCCGGCGGCATCGCCCTGGGCCGGCTGCTGGAGCACTCCGGGCTCATCGCTCGCGCACTTGCCGGCGCGGACCTCGCGGGCTGGCCGGTGCCGGTGCAGATGGGGGTCTTGGTGGCCGTCGCGGCGGTGCTGTCCGCGCTGATGAGCAACACGGGGACGGCGGCGCTCCTCATCCCCCTGGCCACACAGTTGCATCCCGCCGCTTCGACGCCGATCCTCGTGGCCCTGGGATGCTCGCTGGGCATGCCCTTCGTCATCAGCACCCCGCCCAACGCGATGACGGTGGGCGAGGGGCTGGCCTCCTCCGAGCTGATGAAGTTGGGGGTTCCCCTGATGTTGGGCGGTTGTCTGCTGGTGAGCGTCTCGGGACCTGCCGTGCTGCGCCTCTTTGGGCTGCCATGA
- a CDS encoding OsmC family protein produces the protein MTNVTITEYETRLYWQGERGAVLTSDRAPPVPIGQPLTGQDTVAVGPWSPEALLVGAVEGRTLLAFLEQAREADVRVLFYQSSAVARVVCGADQPPHLTDLIVRPHVAVATEADAEAVRLIFTELPAHCFPSSVVNITPRIEPVVETWHARSSGRSVPAATAPVS, from the coding sequence GTGACGAACGTGACCATCACTGAGTATGAAACGCGCCTCTATTGGCAGGGAGAGCGCGGCGCCGTGCTGACGAGCGACCGTGCGCCGCCCGTGCCCATTGGCCAGCCGCTGACCGGGCAGGACACCGTGGCCGTGGGCCCCTGGTCCCCGGAGGCCCTGCTCGTGGGCGCGGTGGAGGGACGCACCCTGCTGGCGTTCCTGGAGCAGGCGCGGGAAGCGGACGTGCGCGTGCTCTTCTACCAAAGCTCCGCGGTGGCCCGCGTGGTGTGTGGCGCGGACCAGCCGCCACACCTCACGGACCTCATCGTGCGCCCACACGTGGCCGTGGCCACCGAGGCCGACGCGGAGGCCGTCCGCCTCATCTTCACCGAGCTCCCCGCGCACTGCTTCCCCAGCTCCGTCGTCAACATCACTCCGCGCATCGAACCGGTGGTCGAGACGTGGCACGCTCGTAGCAGTGGACGAAGCGTACCCGCCGCGACCGCCCCCGTATCCTGA
- a CDS encoding sigma-54-dependent transcriptional regulator, with translation MSPQRILVVDDEDNARRAIATILNEEGYEVAEAANGAEALARIGEFSPAVVLTDVRMPQMDGLTLLKTAREQGSDATFVMMTAFASVETAVEAMKSGADNFLLKPLDADQVLVTLGKVLEKRSLRQEAEALRDQVRSRVRRFHDIIGESPQLQGIYDVIRRAAGTRATVLILGESGTGKELIAQALHQESPRKDKPFIRVHCAALSENLLESELFGHEKGSFTGALARKEGRFELADGGTLFLDEIGEISPAVQVKLLRVLQQREFERVGGTQTLKVDVRIVAATHRDLVAEVKAGRFREDLYYRLNVVSVTLPPLRDRKSDVPALVNHFLEKYSDSYGKQVRGLAPGTLQALLSHDWPGNIRELENAIERAVVLAQGQELTTDDLPPVLRGPRPHGTSTGALIPGATLAAIEREAILRTLEMVQGSTSRAAEVLGISVRKIQYRLKEYSTPDGAPLKVVADEAEDLAAES, from the coding sequence ATGTCCCCACAGCGCATCCTGGTCGTCGACGATGAGGACAATGCCCGCCGGGCGATTGCCACCATCCTGAATGAGGAAGGCTACGAAGTGGCCGAGGCCGCCAACGGCGCCGAGGCCCTGGCTCGCATCGGCGAGTTCTCCCCCGCGGTGGTGCTCACCGACGTGCGCATGCCGCAGATGGACGGCCTCACGCTGCTGAAGACGGCCCGCGAGCAAGGCAGCGACGCCACCTTCGTGATGATGACGGCGTTCGCCAGCGTGGAGACGGCCGTGGAGGCCATGAAGTCGGGCGCGGACAACTTCCTGCTCAAGCCGTTGGACGCGGACCAGGTGCTCGTCACCCTGGGCAAGGTGCTGGAGAAGCGCAGCCTGCGCCAGGAGGCCGAGGCGCTGCGGGACCAGGTGCGCTCGCGCGTCCGCCGCTTCCACGACATCATCGGCGAATCGCCCCAGCTCCAGGGCATCTACGACGTCATTCGGAGGGCGGCGGGCACGCGCGCCACGGTGCTCATCCTGGGTGAATCGGGCACGGGCAAGGAGTTGATTGCCCAGGCCCTGCACCAGGAGTCGCCACGCAAGGACAAGCCCTTCATCCGTGTGCACTGCGCTGCCCTGTCCGAGAACCTGCTGGAGAGCGAGCTGTTCGGCCACGAGAAGGGCTCATTCACGGGAGCGCTGGCCCGGAAGGAAGGCCGCTTCGAGCTGGCGGACGGAGGCACGCTGTTCCTGGACGAGATTGGCGAAATCTCTCCCGCCGTGCAGGTGAAGCTGCTGCGCGTCCTCCAGCAGCGTGAGTTCGAGCGCGTGGGTGGCACCCAGACGCTGAAGGTGGACGTGCGCATCGTCGCGGCCACGCACCGGGACCTGGTGGCCGAGGTGAAGGCGGGGCGGTTCCGCGAGGACCTCTACTACCGGCTCAACGTGGTGAGCGTGACGCTGCCGCCGCTGAGGGACCGCAAGAGCGACGTCCCCGCGCTGGTGAACCACTTCCTGGAGAAGTACAGCGATTCATACGGCAAGCAGGTGCGGGGTCTTGCGCCCGGGACGCTCCAGGCGCTGCTGTCCCATGACTGGCCGGGCAACATCCGCGAGTTGGAGAACGCCATCGAGCGCGCGGTGGTGCTGGCGCAGGGACAGGAGCTGACCACCGATGACCTGCCGCCCGTGCTGCGTGGGCCCCGGCCGCACGGGACATCCACGGGCGCGCTCATCCCGGGCGCCACGCTGGCGGCCATTGAGCGTGAGGCCATCCTGCGCACGCTGGAGATGGTGCAGGGCTCCACGTCCCGGGCCGCCGAGGTGCTGGGCATCAGCGTGCGGAAGATTCAGTACCGGCTCAAGGAGTACAGCACGCCGGATGGCGCGCCGCTGAAGGTCGTGGCCGATGAGGCGGAGGACCTGGCCGCCGAGTCGTAG
- a CDS encoding BlaI/MecI/CopY family transcriptional regulator translates to MTTHAFPQPTRAELAILRVLWKQGPSTVRQVHELLRGTQDKDTGYTTVLKLLQNMTEKGIVQRDESERTHVYEAAISETRTQRDLLRDLMDRAFGGSATSVVAQALSMKRASAEELAEIRRLLDAHEKRGK, encoded by the coding sequence ATGACCACCCACGCCTTCCCGCAGCCGACGCGGGCCGAGCTGGCCATCCTCCGCGTGCTCTGGAAGCAGGGCCCCAGCACCGTCCGACAGGTGCACGAGCTGCTCCGGGGCACCCAGGACAAGGACACCGGCTACACCACCGTCCTCAAGCTCCTGCAGAACATGACGGAGAAGGGCATCGTCCAACGTGACGAGAGCGAACGGACCCATGTCTATGAAGCCGCCATCAGCGAGACGCGCACCCAGCGCGACCTCCTGCGCGACTTGATGGACCGGGCCTTCGGAGGGTCCGCCACGTCGGTCGTGGCCCAGGCGTTGTCCATGAAGCGCGCGTCCGCCGAGGAGCTGGCGGAGATTCGCAGGCTGCTCGACGCACACGAAAAGCGGGGGAAGTGA